A genomic region of Aeropyrum pernix K1 contains the following coding sequences:
- a CDS encoding metallophosphoesterase family protein, whose translation MRTPLARAPLLALVALIVLGTLAASFPGFTEAPAAAASQETPEPWQAVLESLENEARILDPTWAKPVSAQPGGSIEVELSVYVEVAAAYAVNVETGARIELTVESLEKVSDSITIQDGAVVGPALAKLSIPQDAAPGLYNLYLTLTTGDMVWMPRSLIIYDTPPDELVIMHLTDIHFGAIDKGILNDVKFARDVALVNTLKYELGLDLVVVTGDISDIGINVSSYRNWAFAMNQLLVPTMTVPGNHDWAQVPGLESFLLDFYGKYNVPARYWAAKWGNFLFIGLDSQSEGYVEPEGLDFLENVLSQYSGEDVVAIILVHHPIFSDPGRYKGDPESFRGALYGSWESKFELVERFFDIINRYDMVKVVFSGHIHRDADAIYFRQDNTPVYFITTTTAMHGHPQGYFWGAKVVRVTADGQVEVISLDREYRLEKGSIDTTGFKVYASYGTEGKSYSWTYDIEEFGVKLERLTLVYPLSKAVPAEVYTSNLIADGLSPVDVKIVDQGLYYLGIATFNIESPKGKTIMYAEPDDTPPQIEVQSVVPSKPFRGSIVTIQVKVSDIGWGIEEVQAEVLGLGEEVPVFSGLDPSIYMIRTQAVPGMEGIKIIAVDLAGNASEVVIELEVPAPQTTTTTPPAETATETTEETETTETTATTTTSETVETVTTTEETSETTTAGKAGVEETATTPVSPGETAGRLDSSLIILGAAVAAAIIIVAAALYRSRAG comes from the coding sequence TTGAGGACGCCCCTAGCTAGAGCACCTCTACTGGCCCTCGTAGCCCTCATAGTCCTAGGCACCCTCGCCGCATCATTCCCCGGGTTTACCGAGGCCCCGGCGGCCGCCGCTTCCCAAGAGACTCCCGAGCCCTGGCAGGCTGTGCTGGAGTCTCTGGAAAACGAGGCAAGGATTCTAGACCCAACGTGGGCTAAACCCGTATCAGCCCAGCCCGGCGGCTCCATTGAGGTTGAGCTCAGCGTATACGTCGAAGTGGCGGCTGCTTATGCCGTGAACGTGGAGACAGGAGCGAGAATCGAGCTTACCGTGGAGAGTCTGGAGAAGGTATCCGACTCTATAACCATACAGGACGGTGCTGTGGTGGGCCCAGCCCTGGCTAAGCTATCTATACCGCAGGACGCGGCACCCGGCCTCTACAACCTCTATCTCACTCTCACTACGGGAGACATGGTCTGGATGCCGCGCTCGCTCATAATCTATGATACACCTCCCGACGAACTCGTTATTATGCACCTCACCGACATCCATTTCGGGGCCATAGACAAGGGGATACTTAACGACGTAAAGTTCGCCAGGGACGTGGCGCTAGTTAACACTCTCAAGTACGAGCTCGGCCTTGACCTCGTCGTCGTGACTGGCGATATCAGCGATATCGGCATCAACGTGAGCTCCTATAGAAACTGGGCCTTCGCAATGAACCAGCTGCTAGTACCCACTATGACAGTGCCGGGTAACCACGACTGGGCACAGGTTCCCGGCCTAGAATCTTTCCTGCTAGACTTCTATGGCAAATACAACGTGCCAGCCAGGTACTGGGCGGCCAAGTGGGGTAACTTCCTCTTTATAGGCCTGGACAGCCAGTCGGAAGGCTATGTAGAGCCTGAGGGCCTCGACTTCCTGGAGAACGTTCTGTCTCAGTACAGCGGCGAGGATGTGGTCGCCATTATCTTGGTCCACCACCCAATATTCTCGGACCCGGGTAGGTACAAGGGAGACCCGGAGAGCTTTAGAGGCGCGCTCTACGGCAGCTGGGAGTCTAAGTTCGAGCTTGTGGAGCGGTTCTTCGACATCATAAACAGGTATGATATGGTCAAGGTCGTATTCTCTGGCCACATACACAGGGACGCAGACGCCATATACTTCAGGCAGGATAACACCCCCGTGTACTTCATAACCACGACAACAGCGATGCACGGCCACCCACAGGGCTACTTCTGGGGCGCGAAGGTCGTTAGGGTTACCGCCGACGGCCAGGTCGAGGTTATATCCCTCGACCGCGAGTACAGGCTAGAGAAGGGGAGTATTGACACTACGGGCTTCAAGGTGTACGCCTCCTACGGTACCGAGGGTAAGTCGTACTCCTGGACATACGATATCGAAGAGTTCGGCGTAAAGCTCGAACGGCTTACCCTAGTCTACCCGCTCTCTAAGGCCGTTCCCGCCGAAGTATATACCAGCAACCTGATAGCCGACGGGCTATCCCCAGTGGACGTCAAGATTGTTGACCAGGGCCTCTACTACCTAGGGATAGCCACGTTCAATATAGAGAGTCCTAAAGGCAAGACTATAATGTACGCCGAGCCGGACGATACGCCGCCGCAGATAGAGGTCCAGTCTGTAGTACCCAGCAAGCCCTTCAGAGGCTCCATCGTGACGATACAGGTCAAAGTGTCCGACATAGGCTGGGGAATAGAGGAGGTGCAAGCCGAGGTCCTCGGGCTAGGCGAGGAGGTTCCAGTGTTCTCCGGTCTAGACCCCTCGATCTACATGATACGAACCCAGGCAGTGCCCGGGATGGAGGGGATTAAGATTATAGCTGTAGACCTGGCAGGAAACGCTAGCGAAGTAGTGATAGAGCTGGAGGTGCCTGCCCCCCAGACAACAACCACCACACCACCCGCAGAGACGGCCACAGAGACAACAGAGGAGACAGAGACCACCGAGACAACCGCAACCACGACAACCAGTGAGACTGTCGAGACTGTGACCACGACGGAGGAGACCAGCGAGACTACAACCGCAGGAAAGGCAGGCGTGGAGGAGACCGCAACCACGCCGGTCAGCCCTGGGGAAACTGCTGGACGCCTCGACAGCTCCCTCATAATACTGGGTGCAGCCGTCGCAGCCGCCATCATCATAGTGGCAGCAGCACTTTACAGGTCTAGGGCCGGCTAG